One genomic window of Salvia miltiorrhiza cultivar Shanhuang (shh) chromosome 4, IMPLAD_Smil_shh, whole genome shotgun sequence includes the following:
- the LOC131022735 gene encoding uncharacterized protein LOC131022735, protein MGKSSSQLSRSRPEQTSNGDDSSSSSRGKRKRPMANGGDGAARLPLSEVVSDCKERWFQDSLKEAKAGDVNMQVLVGQMYYSGYGVPKDTDKGKFWMTRASRVRSSAWKVRNKRPGYNASDSDSDESADDS, encoded by the exons ATGGGAAAGTCGTCCTCGCAGCTGAGCAGAAGCCGCCCGGAGCAGACGAGCAACGGCGACGAcagcagtagcagcagcagAGGCAAGCGGAAGAGGCCGATGGCTAACGGCGGCGACGGGGCGGCGCGCCTGCCGCTGTCGGAGGTCGTCTCCGATTGCAAGGAGCGGTGGTTTCAGGACTCGCTCAAGGAGGCCAAAGCCGGCGACGTCAATATGCAGGTGCTCGTCGGTCAGATGTATTATAGCGGCTATGGCGTCCCAAAAGACACCGAtaag GGGAAATTTTGGATGACTAGGGCTTCGAGAGTTAGGTCTTCGGCGTGGAAAGTTCGAAATAAACGTCCCG GTTACAATGCGAGTGATTCTGATTCGGACGAGTCAGCTGATGATTCTTGA